A window of the Erpetoichthys calabaricus chromosome 10, fErpCal1.3, whole genome shotgun sequence genome harbors these coding sequences:
- the ralgps2 gene encoding ras-specific guanine nucleotide-releasing factor RalGPS2 isoform X1: MGMMDLANGQLGAVSVAAPEQGASSSESLSEQASSELKKSFDAVVFDVLMVTPEEYAGQITLMDAPVFKAIQPEELSSCGWNKKEKHSSAPNAVAFTRRFNLVSFWVVREILHAQTLKIRAEVLSHYIKTGKKLCELNNLHALMAVVSGLQSAPIFRLTKTWALLSRKDKTTFEKLEYLMSKENNYQRLREYVGSLSMTPCIPYLGIYLSDLTYIDSAYPSTGSILENEQRSNLMNNILRIISDLQRSCQYDIPLLPHVQKYLNSVQYIEELQKFVEDENYKLSLKTEPGTSTPRPTASREDLLGPEAAASPQSGRRNPAAEGTLVPSTPPSPRNLLPYGHRKCHSLGYNFIHKMNTVEFKSATFPNAGSRHLLDDSVMESHTPSRGQAESSTLSSGISLGSSEGSELSEEMSWPAFERNRFYHSLGPVTRIPHRGHLKASSSAESEDLAIHLYPGAVTIQGVLRRKTLLKEGKKPTVASWTKYWVALCGTQLFYYAAKSLKATERKHFKSTSSKSMSVLGWMAVMADDPEHQDLFLLTDSEHGNSYKYQAGNRMNAMLWFKHLSAACQSNRQQVPTNLMSFE; encoded by the exons ATGGGAATGATGGACTTGGCCAACGGGCAGCTGGGCGCCGTCTCCGTAGCTGCTCCTGAG CAGGGGGCCAGCAGCTCGGAGTCTCTCAGCGAGCAGGCCTCGTCGGAGCTGAAGAAGAGCTTTGATGCCGTGGTGTTTGATGTCCTTATGGTGACCCCTGAGGAGTATGCG GGCCAGATCACATTGATGGATGCCCCCGTCTTCAAAGCCATCCAGCCGGAG GAGCTGTCGAGCTGCGgctggaataaaaaagaaaagcacagctCTGCCCCCAACGCTGTGGCATTCACGAGAAGGTTTAACCTG GTCAGCTTCTGGGTGGTCCGGGAAATTCTTCATGCGCAGACCCTGAAGATCAGGGCCGAAGTGTTGAGTCATTACATCAAAACAGGAAAG AAACTCTGTGAGCTCAATAATCTGCACGCGCTGATGGCCGTGGTGTCCGGGCTGCAGAGTGCGCCCATCTTCAGGCTTACCAAGACCTGGGCG CTGCTGAGTCGCAAAGATAAAACCACCTTTGAGAAACTGGAGTACCTCATGTCCAAGGAGAACAATTACCAGCGGCTCCGAGAGTACGTGGGCAGCTTGAGCATGACGCCGTGCATCCCCTACCTAG GGATCTACCTGTCGGACCTGACCTACATCGACTCGGCCTACCCCTCCACCGGCAGCATCCTCGAGAATGAGCAGCGCTCCAACCTGATGAACAACATCCTGAGGATCATCTCGGATCTGCAGCGCTCCTGCCAGTACG ACATCCCCCTCCTGCCGCACGTGCAGAAGTACCTCAACTCGGTGCAGTACATCGAGGAGCTGCAAAAGTTTGTGGAGGACGAGAACTACAA GCTGTCCCTGAAGACTGAGCCTGGCACCAGCACACCACGCCCAACTGCCTCCCGGGAGGATCTGCTGG GTCCAGAGGCAGCTGCCTCTCCACAGAGCGGACGGCGGAACCCGGCAGCAGAAGGAACCCTGGTACCCTCCACCCCGCCCTCACCGCGCAATCTACTCCCCTATGGGCACAGGAAATGCCACAGCCTGGGATACAA CTTCATTCATAAGATGAACACGGTGGAGTTCAAGAGCGCCACCTTCCCCAACGCGGGCTCTCGCCACCTGCTGGACGATAGCGTGATGGAGAGCCACACCCCGTCTCGGGGCCAAGCTGAGAGCTCCACTCTGTCCAGTGGCATCTCGCTAG GCAGCAGCGAAGGATCTGAGCTCAGCGAGGAGATGTCCTGGCCGGCCTTTGAGAG GAACCGCTTCTATCATTCCCTTGGCCCCGTCACCAGAATCCCCCATCGAGGACACCTGAAAGCCAGCAG CTCAGCGGAGTCCGAGGATCTGGCGATACACTTGTATCCGGGAGCAGTCACGATCCAGGGGGTCCTGCGCAGGAAGACTCTGCTGAAAGAAGGAAAGAAGCCCACG GTGGCCTCCTGGACCAAGTATTGGGTGGCCCTGTGTGGGACTCAGCTCTTCTACTATGCAGCCAAGTCGCTGAAGGCTACAGAGAGAAAGCAC TTCAAGTCCACCTCAAGTAAGAGCATGTCTGTGCTTGGATGGATGGCAGTAATGGCCGATGACCCTGAGCACCAAGACCTGTTTCTGCTGACTGACTCTGAGCATG GAAACTCTTACAAGTACCAGGCTGGGAACAGAATGAACGCCATGCTGTGGTTCAAGCACCTGAGCGCTGCCTGCCAAAGCAACAGACAGCAG
- the ralgps2 gene encoding ras-specific guanine nucleotide-releasing factor RalGPS2 isoform X4, producing the protein MGMMDLANGQLGAVSVAAPEGASSSESLSEQASSELKKSFDAVVFDVLMVTPEEYAGQITLMDAPVFKAIQPEELSSCGWNKKEKHSSAPNAVAFTRRFNLVSFWVVREILHAQTLKIRAEVLSHYIKTGKKLCELNNLHALMAVVSGLQSAPIFRLTKTWALLSRKDKTTFEKLEYLMSKENNYQRLREYVGSLSMTPCIPYLGIYLSDLTYIDSAYPSTGSILENEQRSNLMNNILRIISDLQRSCQYDIPLLPHVQKYLNSVQYIEELQKFVEDENYKLSLKTEPGTSTPRPTASREDLLGPEAAASPQSGRRNPAAEGTLVPSTPPSPRNLLPYGHRKCHSLGYNFIHKMNTVEFKSATFPNAGSRHLLDDSVMESHTPSRGQAESSTLSSGISLGSSEGSELSEEMSWPAFESSAESEDLAIHLYPGAVTIQGVLRRKTLLKEGKKPTVASWTKYWVALCGTQLFYYAAKSLKATERKHFKSTSSKSMSVLGWMAVMADDPEHQDLFLLTDSEHGNSYKYQAGNRMNAMLWFKHLSAACQSNRQQVPTNLMSFE; encoded by the exons ATGGGAATGATGGACTTGGCCAACGGGCAGCTGGGCGCCGTCTCCGTAGCTGCTCCTGAG GGGGCCAGCAGCTCGGAGTCTCTCAGCGAGCAGGCCTCGTCGGAGCTGAAGAAGAGCTTTGATGCCGTGGTGTTTGATGTCCTTATGGTGACCCCTGAGGAGTATGCG GGCCAGATCACATTGATGGATGCCCCCGTCTTCAAAGCCATCCAGCCGGAG GAGCTGTCGAGCTGCGgctggaataaaaaagaaaagcacagctCTGCCCCCAACGCTGTGGCATTCACGAGAAGGTTTAACCTG GTCAGCTTCTGGGTGGTCCGGGAAATTCTTCATGCGCAGACCCTGAAGATCAGGGCCGAAGTGTTGAGTCATTACATCAAAACAGGAAAG AAACTCTGTGAGCTCAATAATCTGCACGCGCTGATGGCCGTGGTGTCCGGGCTGCAGAGTGCGCCCATCTTCAGGCTTACCAAGACCTGGGCG CTGCTGAGTCGCAAAGATAAAACCACCTTTGAGAAACTGGAGTACCTCATGTCCAAGGAGAACAATTACCAGCGGCTCCGAGAGTACGTGGGCAGCTTGAGCATGACGCCGTGCATCCCCTACCTAG GGATCTACCTGTCGGACCTGACCTACATCGACTCGGCCTACCCCTCCACCGGCAGCATCCTCGAGAATGAGCAGCGCTCCAACCTGATGAACAACATCCTGAGGATCATCTCGGATCTGCAGCGCTCCTGCCAGTACG ACATCCCCCTCCTGCCGCACGTGCAGAAGTACCTCAACTCGGTGCAGTACATCGAGGAGCTGCAAAAGTTTGTGGAGGACGAGAACTACAA GCTGTCCCTGAAGACTGAGCCTGGCACCAGCACACCACGCCCAACTGCCTCCCGGGAGGATCTGCTGG GTCCAGAGGCAGCTGCCTCTCCACAGAGCGGACGGCGGAACCCGGCAGCAGAAGGAACCCTGGTACCCTCCACCCCGCCCTCACCGCGCAATCTACTCCCCTATGGGCACAGGAAATGCCACAGCCTGGGATACAA CTTCATTCATAAGATGAACACGGTGGAGTTCAAGAGCGCCACCTTCCCCAACGCGGGCTCTCGCCACCTGCTGGACGATAGCGTGATGGAGAGCCACACCCCGTCTCGGGGCCAAGCTGAGAGCTCCACTCTGTCCAGTGGCATCTCGCTAG GCAGCAGCGAAGGATCTGAGCTCAGCGAGGAGATGTCCTGGCCGGCCTTTGAGAG CTCAGCGGAGTCCGAGGATCTGGCGATACACTTGTATCCGGGAGCAGTCACGATCCAGGGGGTCCTGCGCAGGAAGACTCTGCTGAAAGAAGGAAAGAAGCCCACG GTGGCCTCCTGGACCAAGTATTGGGTGGCCCTGTGTGGGACTCAGCTCTTCTACTATGCAGCCAAGTCGCTGAAGGCTACAGAGAGAAAGCAC TTCAAGTCCACCTCAAGTAAGAGCATGTCTGTGCTTGGATGGATGGCAGTAATGGCCGATGACCCTGAGCACCAAGACCTGTTTCTGCTGACTGACTCTGAGCATG GAAACTCTTACAAGTACCAGGCTGGGAACAGAATGAACGCCATGCTGTGGTTCAAGCACCTGAGCGCTGCCTGCCAAAGCAACAGACAGCAG
- the ralgps2 gene encoding ras-specific guanine nucleotide-releasing factor RalGPS2 isoform X2 translates to MGMMDLANGQLGAVSVAAPEGASSSESLSEQASSELKKSFDAVVFDVLMVTPEEYAGQITLMDAPVFKAIQPEELSSCGWNKKEKHSSAPNAVAFTRRFNLVSFWVVREILHAQTLKIRAEVLSHYIKTGKKLCELNNLHALMAVVSGLQSAPIFRLTKTWALLSRKDKTTFEKLEYLMSKENNYQRLREYVGSLSMTPCIPYLGIYLSDLTYIDSAYPSTGSILENEQRSNLMNNILRIISDLQRSCQYDIPLLPHVQKYLNSVQYIEELQKFVEDENYKLSLKTEPGTSTPRPTASREDLLGPEAAASPQSGRRNPAAEGTLVPSTPPSPRNLLPYGHRKCHSLGYNFIHKMNTVEFKSATFPNAGSRHLLDDSVMESHTPSRGQAESSTLSSGISLGSSEGSELSEEMSWPAFERNRFYHSLGPVTRIPHRGHLKASSSAESEDLAIHLYPGAVTIQGVLRRKTLLKEGKKPTVASWTKYWVALCGTQLFYYAAKSLKATERKHFKSTSSKSMSVLGWMAVMADDPEHQDLFLLTDSEHGNSYKYQAGNRMNAMLWFKHLSAACQSNRQQVPTNLMSFE, encoded by the exons ATGGGAATGATGGACTTGGCCAACGGGCAGCTGGGCGCCGTCTCCGTAGCTGCTCCTGAG GGGGCCAGCAGCTCGGAGTCTCTCAGCGAGCAGGCCTCGTCGGAGCTGAAGAAGAGCTTTGATGCCGTGGTGTTTGATGTCCTTATGGTGACCCCTGAGGAGTATGCG GGCCAGATCACATTGATGGATGCCCCCGTCTTCAAAGCCATCCAGCCGGAG GAGCTGTCGAGCTGCGgctggaataaaaaagaaaagcacagctCTGCCCCCAACGCTGTGGCATTCACGAGAAGGTTTAACCTG GTCAGCTTCTGGGTGGTCCGGGAAATTCTTCATGCGCAGACCCTGAAGATCAGGGCCGAAGTGTTGAGTCATTACATCAAAACAGGAAAG AAACTCTGTGAGCTCAATAATCTGCACGCGCTGATGGCCGTGGTGTCCGGGCTGCAGAGTGCGCCCATCTTCAGGCTTACCAAGACCTGGGCG CTGCTGAGTCGCAAAGATAAAACCACCTTTGAGAAACTGGAGTACCTCATGTCCAAGGAGAACAATTACCAGCGGCTCCGAGAGTACGTGGGCAGCTTGAGCATGACGCCGTGCATCCCCTACCTAG GGATCTACCTGTCGGACCTGACCTACATCGACTCGGCCTACCCCTCCACCGGCAGCATCCTCGAGAATGAGCAGCGCTCCAACCTGATGAACAACATCCTGAGGATCATCTCGGATCTGCAGCGCTCCTGCCAGTACG ACATCCCCCTCCTGCCGCACGTGCAGAAGTACCTCAACTCGGTGCAGTACATCGAGGAGCTGCAAAAGTTTGTGGAGGACGAGAACTACAA GCTGTCCCTGAAGACTGAGCCTGGCACCAGCACACCACGCCCAACTGCCTCCCGGGAGGATCTGCTGG GTCCAGAGGCAGCTGCCTCTCCACAGAGCGGACGGCGGAACCCGGCAGCAGAAGGAACCCTGGTACCCTCCACCCCGCCCTCACCGCGCAATCTACTCCCCTATGGGCACAGGAAATGCCACAGCCTGGGATACAA CTTCATTCATAAGATGAACACGGTGGAGTTCAAGAGCGCCACCTTCCCCAACGCGGGCTCTCGCCACCTGCTGGACGATAGCGTGATGGAGAGCCACACCCCGTCTCGGGGCCAAGCTGAGAGCTCCACTCTGTCCAGTGGCATCTCGCTAG GCAGCAGCGAAGGATCTGAGCTCAGCGAGGAGATGTCCTGGCCGGCCTTTGAGAG GAACCGCTTCTATCATTCCCTTGGCCCCGTCACCAGAATCCCCCATCGAGGACACCTGAAAGCCAGCAG CTCAGCGGAGTCCGAGGATCTGGCGATACACTTGTATCCGGGAGCAGTCACGATCCAGGGGGTCCTGCGCAGGAAGACTCTGCTGAAAGAAGGAAAGAAGCCCACG GTGGCCTCCTGGACCAAGTATTGGGTGGCCCTGTGTGGGACTCAGCTCTTCTACTATGCAGCCAAGTCGCTGAAGGCTACAGAGAGAAAGCAC TTCAAGTCCACCTCAAGTAAGAGCATGTCTGTGCTTGGATGGATGGCAGTAATGGCCGATGACCCTGAGCACCAAGACCTGTTTCTGCTGACTGACTCTGAGCATG GAAACTCTTACAAGTACCAGGCTGGGAACAGAATGAACGCCATGCTGTGGTTCAAGCACCTGAGCGCTGCCTGCCAAAGCAACAGACAGCAG
- the ralgps2 gene encoding ras-specific guanine nucleotide-releasing factor RalGPS2 isoform X5: MGMMDLANGQLGAVSVAAPEQGASSSESLSEQASSELKKSFDAVVFDVLMVTPEEYAGQITLMDAPVFKAIQPEELSSCGWNKKEKHSSAPNAVAFTRRFNLVSFWVVREILHAQTLKIRAEVLSHYIKTGKKLCELNNLHALMAVVSGLQSAPIFRLTKTWALLSRKDKTTFEKLEYLMSKENNYQRLREYVGSLSMTPCIPYLGIYLSDLTYIDSAYPSTGSILENEQRSNLMNNILRIISDLQRSCQYDIPLLPHVQKYLNSVQYIEELQKFVEDENYKLSLKTEPGTSTPRPTASREDLLGPEAAASPQSGRRNPAAEGTLVPSTPPSPRNLLPYGHRKCHSLGYNSAESEDLAIHLYPGAVTIQGVLRRKTLLKEGKKPTVASWTKYWVALCGTQLFYYAAKSLKATERKHFKSTSSKSMSVLGWMAVMADDPEHQDLFLLTDSEHGNSYKYQAGNRMNAMLWFKHLSAACQSNRQQVPTNLMSFE, translated from the exons ATGGGAATGATGGACTTGGCCAACGGGCAGCTGGGCGCCGTCTCCGTAGCTGCTCCTGAG CAGGGGGCCAGCAGCTCGGAGTCTCTCAGCGAGCAGGCCTCGTCGGAGCTGAAGAAGAGCTTTGATGCCGTGGTGTTTGATGTCCTTATGGTGACCCCTGAGGAGTATGCG GGCCAGATCACATTGATGGATGCCCCCGTCTTCAAAGCCATCCAGCCGGAG GAGCTGTCGAGCTGCGgctggaataaaaaagaaaagcacagctCTGCCCCCAACGCTGTGGCATTCACGAGAAGGTTTAACCTG GTCAGCTTCTGGGTGGTCCGGGAAATTCTTCATGCGCAGACCCTGAAGATCAGGGCCGAAGTGTTGAGTCATTACATCAAAACAGGAAAG AAACTCTGTGAGCTCAATAATCTGCACGCGCTGATGGCCGTGGTGTCCGGGCTGCAGAGTGCGCCCATCTTCAGGCTTACCAAGACCTGGGCG CTGCTGAGTCGCAAAGATAAAACCACCTTTGAGAAACTGGAGTACCTCATGTCCAAGGAGAACAATTACCAGCGGCTCCGAGAGTACGTGGGCAGCTTGAGCATGACGCCGTGCATCCCCTACCTAG GGATCTACCTGTCGGACCTGACCTACATCGACTCGGCCTACCCCTCCACCGGCAGCATCCTCGAGAATGAGCAGCGCTCCAACCTGATGAACAACATCCTGAGGATCATCTCGGATCTGCAGCGCTCCTGCCAGTACG ACATCCCCCTCCTGCCGCACGTGCAGAAGTACCTCAACTCGGTGCAGTACATCGAGGAGCTGCAAAAGTTTGTGGAGGACGAGAACTACAA GCTGTCCCTGAAGACTGAGCCTGGCACCAGCACACCACGCCCAACTGCCTCCCGGGAGGATCTGCTGG GTCCAGAGGCAGCTGCCTCTCCACAGAGCGGACGGCGGAACCCGGCAGCAGAAGGAACCCTGGTACCCTCCACCCCGCCCTCACCGCGCAATCTACTCCCCTATGGGCACAGGAAATGCCACAGCCTGGGATACAA CTCAGCGGAGTCCGAGGATCTGGCGATACACTTGTATCCGGGAGCAGTCACGATCCAGGGGGTCCTGCGCAGGAAGACTCTGCTGAAAGAAGGAAAGAAGCCCACG GTGGCCTCCTGGACCAAGTATTGGGTGGCCCTGTGTGGGACTCAGCTCTTCTACTATGCAGCCAAGTCGCTGAAGGCTACAGAGAGAAAGCAC TTCAAGTCCACCTCAAGTAAGAGCATGTCTGTGCTTGGATGGATGGCAGTAATGGCCGATGACCCTGAGCACCAAGACCTGTTTCTGCTGACTGACTCTGAGCATG GAAACTCTTACAAGTACCAGGCTGGGAACAGAATGAACGCCATGCTGTGGTTCAAGCACCTGAGCGCTGCCTGCCAAAGCAACAGACAGCAG
- the ralgps2 gene encoding ras-specific guanine nucleotide-releasing factor RalGPS2 isoform X3, with amino-acid sequence MGMMDLANGQLGAVSVAAPEQGASSSESLSEQASSELKKSFDAVVFDVLMVTPEEYAGQITLMDAPVFKAIQPEELSSCGWNKKEKHSSAPNAVAFTRRFNLVSFWVVREILHAQTLKIRAEVLSHYIKTGKKLCELNNLHALMAVVSGLQSAPIFRLTKTWALLSRKDKTTFEKLEYLMSKENNYQRLREYVGSLSMTPCIPYLGIYLSDLTYIDSAYPSTGSILENEQRSNLMNNILRIISDLQRSCQYDIPLLPHVQKYLNSVQYIEELQKFVEDENYKLSLKTEPGTSTPRPTASREDLLGPEAAASPQSGRRNPAAEGTLVPSTPPSPRNLLPYGHRKCHSLGYNFIHKMNTVEFKSATFPNAGSRHLLDDSVMESHTPSRGQAESSTLSSGISLGSSEGSELSEEMSWPAFESSAESEDLAIHLYPGAVTIQGVLRRKTLLKEGKKPTVASWTKYWVALCGTQLFYYAAKSLKATERKHFKSTSSKSMSVLGWMAVMADDPEHQDLFLLTDSEHGNSYKYQAGNRMNAMLWFKHLSAACQSNRQQVPTNLMSFE; translated from the exons ATGGGAATGATGGACTTGGCCAACGGGCAGCTGGGCGCCGTCTCCGTAGCTGCTCCTGAG CAGGGGGCCAGCAGCTCGGAGTCTCTCAGCGAGCAGGCCTCGTCGGAGCTGAAGAAGAGCTTTGATGCCGTGGTGTTTGATGTCCTTATGGTGACCCCTGAGGAGTATGCG GGCCAGATCACATTGATGGATGCCCCCGTCTTCAAAGCCATCCAGCCGGAG GAGCTGTCGAGCTGCGgctggaataaaaaagaaaagcacagctCTGCCCCCAACGCTGTGGCATTCACGAGAAGGTTTAACCTG GTCAGCTTCTGGGTGGTCCGGGAAATTCTTCATGCGCAGACCCTGAAGATCAGGGCCGAAGTGTTGAGTCATTACATCAAAACAGGAAAG AAACTCTGTGAGCTCAATAATCTGCACGCGCTGATGGCCGTGGTGTCCGGGCTGCAGAGTGCGCCCATCTTCAGGCTTACCAAGACCTGGGCG CTGCTGAGTCGCAAAGATAAAACCACCTTTGAGAAACTGGAGTACCTCATGTCCAAGGAGAACAATTACCAGCGGCTCCGAGAGTACGTGGGCAGCTTGAGCATGACGCCGTGCATCCCCTACCTAG GGATCTACCTGTCGGACCTGACCTACATCGACTCGGCCTACCCCTCCACCGGCAGCATCCTCGAGAATGAGCAGCGCTCCAACCTGATGAACAACATCCTGAGGATCATCTCGGATCTGCAGCGCTCCTGCCAGTACG ACATCCCCCTCCTGCCGCACGTGCAGAAGTACCTCAACTCGGTGCAGTACATCGAGGAGCTGCAAAAGTTTGTGGAGGACGAGAACTACAA GCTGTCCCTGAAGACTGAGCCTGGCACCAGCACACCACGCCCAACTGCCTCCCGGGAGGATCTGCTGG GTCCAGAGGCAGCTGCCTCTCCACAGAGCGGACGGCGGAACCCGGCAGCAGAAGGAACCCTGGTACCCTCCACCCCGCCCTCACCGCGCAATCTACTCCCCTATGGGCACAGGAAATGCCACAGCCTGGGATACAA CTTCATTCATAAGATGAACACGGTGGAGTTCAAGAGCGCCACCTTCCCCAACGCGGGCTCTCGCCACCTGCTGGACGATAGCGTGATGGAGAGCCACACCCCGTCTCGGGGCCAAGCTGAGAGCTCCACTCTGTCCAGTGGCATCTCGCTAG GCAGCAGCGAAGGATCTGAGCTCAGCGAGGAGATGTCCTGGCCGGCCTTTGAGAG CTCAGCGGAGTCCGAGGATCTGGCGATACACTTGTATCCGGGAGCAGTCACGATCCAGGGGGTCCTGCGCAGGAAGACTCTGCTGAAAGAAGGAAAGAAGCCCACG GTGGCCTCCTGGACCAAGTATTGGGTGGCCCTGTGTGGGACTCAGCTCTTCTACTATGCAGCCAAGTCGCTGAAGGCTACAGAGAGAAAGCAC TTCAAGTCCACCTCAAGTAAGAGCATGTCTGTGCTTGGATGGATGGCAGTAATGGCCGATGACCCTGAGCACCAAGACCTGTTTCTGCTGACTGACTCTGAGCATG GAAACTCTTACAAGTACCAGGCTGGGAACAGAATGAACGCCATGCTGTGGTTCAAGCACCTGAGCGCTGCCTGCCAAAGCAACAGACAGCAG
- the angptl1a gene encoding angiopoietin-related protein 1a: MRALLWTTLSIVCLSALAESKQAQQATSRRRARAADEYEVNKKCSYTFLVPQQKITGPICANSKGPTLEKDGVTKMDLENVKDVLTKQKREMETLQLVVDVDGNIVNEMKLLRKESRNMNSRVTQLYMQLLHEIIRKRDNSLEISQLETRILNVTSEMFRMGSRYKELEAHYSALAALVNNQSIMISMLEEQCMRTFNKKDLPVMPPLVQVVPPNNPHNNHYTSILYGSNEIQRDQNPAYPQEQEMVLNKSPTGSPIGIPPVLITVNTDGPFKDCYHVRNAGYATSGIYLVKPENSNSVMQVWCEHGLDNGGWTVIQRRMDGSVNFFRNWENYKKGFGDIDKEYWLGLENIYSLTKQGSYRLLIELEDWTDKKVYAEYSSFHVEPETDYYRLRLGTYQGNAGDSLMWHNGKQFTTLDRDKDAYSGNCAHFHKGGWWYNSCAKSNLNGVWYRGGHYRSKFQDGIYWAEYRGGSYSLRRVQMLIRPID; the protein is encoded by the exons ATGCGTGCCCTGCTGTGGACCACCCTGTCAATAGTCTGCCTCTCAGCTCTGGCCGAGAGCAAGCAGGCACAGCAGGCCACCAGCAGGAGGCGAGCCCGCGCCGCAGACGAGTACGAGGTCAACAAGAAATGCTCTTACACCTTCCTGGTTCCCCAGCAGAAAATCACTGGACCCATCTGTGCCAACTCCAAGGGGCCGACGCTCGAGAAGGACGGGGTGACCAAGATGGACTTGGAGAACGTCAAAGATGTGCTAACCAAGCAGAAGCGGGAGATGGAGACCCTGCAGCTGGTGGTGGACGTAGACGGCAACATCGTCAACGAGATGAAGCTGCTGAGGAAGGAGAGTCGCAACATGAACTCCCGGGTGACCCAGCTGTACATGCAGCTGCTGCACGAAATCATCCGCAAGCGCGACAACTCCCTAGAGATCTCACAGCTCGAGACCCGCATACTCAACGTCACCTCAGAGATGTTCAGAATGGGCAGCCGCTACAAGGAGCTGGAGGCTCACTACTCCGCGCTGGCGGCCCTGGTCAACAACCAGTCCATAATGATCTCCATGCTAGAAGAGCAGTGCATGAGAACCTTCAACAAAAAGGACCTCCCCGTCATGCCACCTCTGGTGCAGGTGGTGCCACCAAACAACCCTCACAATAACCACTACACCAGCATCCTCTATGGGAGCAATGAAATCCAGAGGGACCAAAACCCAGCATACCCTCAGGAACAGGAGATGGTCCTCAACAAGTCCCCAACGGGCAGCCCCATTGGGATCCCTCCAGTCCTTATCACTGTCAACACAGACG GCCCCTTCAAGGACTGCTACCACGTGCGCAATGCCGGCTACGCTACCAGTGGCATTTACCTGGTGAAACCGGAAAACAGCAACAGCGTAATGCAGGTGTGGTGTGAGCACGGCTTGGACAACGGGGGCTGGACGGTCATTCAGCGCCGAATGGACGGATCGGTCAACTTCTTCAGAAACTGGGAGAACTACaag AAAGGATTTGGGGACATAGACAAggagtactggctgggcctggaGAACATCTACAGCCTCACCAAGCAGGGCAGCTACCGCCTACTCATCGAGCTGGAGGACTGGACAGACAAGAAGGTGTACGCCGAATACAGCAGCTTCCACGTGGAGCCCGAGACCGACTACTACAGGCTGCGGCTGGGAACGTACCAGGGCAACGCTGGCGATTCCCTCATGTGGCATAATGGCAAGCAGTTCACCACGCTGGATCGGGATAAGGATGCTTACTCAG GTAACTGTGCTCACTTCCATAAGGGGGGCTGGTGGTACAACTCCTGTGCAAAGTCCAACCTGAACGGAGTCTGGTACCGAGGAGGCCACTACCGCAGCAAATTCCAGGATGGGATCTACTGGGCCGAGTACCGAGGAGGCTCCTACTCCCTGCGGAGAGTTCAAATGCTCATCCGGCCTATTGACTAA